The window TCCCCGGTCGCTGACCCGCGGCTTCGCACGGCAGGGTGCACGGCACTTCGCAGGAAGTGTGCGCACCCGGATCCGCCGGCTGAGAAATCGCACCTGACCCAAGGATGAACCGGGGCCCGGTGGAGGAACGAATCCTCGACCGGGCCCCGGTTCGTCGGCCGATGTCGGCTCAGAGCATGCAGCTCACGCAGCCCTCGACCTCGGTGCCCTCGATCGCCATCTGCCGCAGGCGGATGTAGTAGAGGGTCTTGATGCCCTTGCGCCATGCGTAGATCTGCGCCTTGTTGACGTCACGCGTGGTGGCGGTGTCCGGGAAGAACAGCGTCAGCGACAGGCCCTGGTCCACGTGCTTGGTAGCCTCGGCGTAGGTGTCGATGATCTTCTCGAAGCCGATCTCGTACGCGTCCTCGTAGTACTCGAGGTTGTCATTGGTCATGAAGGGCGCCGGGTAGTACACCCGCCCGATCTTGCCCTCCTTGCGGATCTCGATCTTGGAGACGATCGGGTGGATCGAGGATGTGGAGTGGTTGATGTAGGAGATCGAACCGGTGGGCGGCACCGCCTGCAGGTATGCGTTGTACATGCCGTGCTCGCGCACCTGCTCGCGCAGCTGCACCCAGTCCTCCTGGGAGGGCAGGTGCACGCTCGAGCCGGCGAACAGCTCACGCACCTTGGCGGTCTTCGGCTCCCACACCTGCTCGGTGTACTTGTCGAAGTACTCGCCGCTGCCGTACTGCGACTTTTCGAACTCGAAGAAGGTCTCCCCGCGCTCCTTGGCGATCTCCATCGACGCCTTGATGGCGTGGTAGGTGACCGCGTAGAAGTACATGTTCGTGAAGTCCAGGCCCTCCTCGGATCCGTAGTGGATCGCTTCGCGGGCCAGGTAGCCGTGCAGGTTCATCTGTCCCAGGCCGATGGCGTGGGACTTGCGGTTGCCCTCGGCGATCGTGGGCACCGACTCGATGTCGGAGGTGTCCGAGACCGCTGTCAGGCCGCGGATCGCGGTGGAGATGGTGGTGGCGAAGTCCGGGGAGTCCATCGCCTTGGCGATGTTCAGCGAGCCCAGGTTGCAGGAGATGTCCCGCCCCATCTTGTCGTAGGAGAGATCCACGTTCATCTCCGACGGGGTGGCGATCTGCAGGATCTCCGAGCACAGGTTGGAGTGGGTGACCTTGCCGGGGATCGGGTTCGCCCGGTTCACCGTGTCCTCGAACATGATGTACGGGTAGCCGGACTCGAACTGGATCTCGGCCAGCACCTGGAAGAAGTCGCGCGCGCGGATCTTCTTCTTGGAGATCGCAGGGTTGTCGACCATCTCGTGGTAGAGCTCCGAGACGTTCACGTCCGCGAAGGGCTTGCCGTACTCGCGCTCCACGTCGTACGGGGAGAACAGGTACATCGGCTCGTTCTTCTTGGCCAGCTCGAAGGTGATGTCGGGGATCACCACGCCGAGGGAGAGGGTCTTGATGCGGATCTTCTCGTCGGCGTTCTCGCGCTTGGTGTCCAGGAACCGCAGGATGTCCGGGTGGTGCGCGTGCAGGTACACGGCGCCGGCTCCCTGGCGGGCACCGAGCTGGTTGGCGTAGCTGAAGGAGTCCTCCAGCAGCTTCATCACGGGGATCACGCCGCTGGACTGGTTCTCGATGTGCTTGATCGGCGCACCGTACTCACGCAGGTTGCTCAGCAGCAGCGCCACGCCGCCGCCGCGCTTGGACAGCTGCAGGGCGGAGTTGATGGAGCGGCCGATGGACTCCATGTTGTCCTCGATGCGCAGCAGGAAGCAGGAGACCAGCTCGCCGCGCTGCGCCTTCCCGGCGTTGAGGAAGGTGGGGGTGGCCGGCTGGAAGCGGCCGTCGAGGATCTCGTCGACCAGGTTGCGGGCGAGGGTCTCGTCGCCGCGAGCCAGGGTGAGGGCCACCATCATCACGCGGTCCTCGAAGCGCTCCAGGTACCGCTTCCCGTCGAAGGTCTTCAGGGTGTACGAGGTGTAGTACTTGAAGGCACCCAGGAAGGTGGGGAAGCGGAACTTCTTGGCGTAGGCCTGCTCGGAGAGCGACTTGATGAACTCGAAGTCGTACTGGGCCAGCACCTCGGGCTCGTAGTACTTGTTCTCCACCAGGTAGTCGAGCTTCTCGCGCAGCGAGTGGAAGAACACGGTGTTGGGGTTCACGTGCTGCAGGAAGTACTCGCGGGCGGCGAGGCGGTCCTGCTCGAACTGGATCTTGCCGTCCGGTCCGTAGAGGTTCAGCATCGCGTTGAGCGCGTGGTAGTCCAGCTGCTTGTGGTGCTCCGCGGGGGGCATCTCGGTCAGTGTCGCCAAAACTCTTCCAATCCGTCATGGACCTTCTGCACGTCGCGTGCAGTGCCCAGCAGTTCGAACTTGTACATGTGGGGGACCTTGCACTTCGCGGAGATGATGTCCCCTGCGATGCAGTAGGCCTCCCCGAAGTTGGTGTTCCCCCCGGTGATGACGCCCCGGATCAGATCCCGGTTGCGCTTGTCGTTGAGGAACTTGATGACCTGCTTGGGGACGGCACCGCCGTGGTTGCCGCCGCCGTAGGTCGGGACCATCAGGACGAACTCCTCGTCCATGACGAGGGGCTCGTCCTTCGGGTAGAGCGGGATGCGGTGGGCGGGGATCCCCAGCTTCTCGACGAAGCGATGGGTGTTCTCCGACACCGAGGAGAAATAGACGAGGGTTCCCACGTCGACGCCTCCTGTGCTGGCTGTGCTGGGTCTCAGATGGCGGCGGCGCGACGCTGCACGCCGGCGGAGGCAGCGATCGCCTTGATCTTGTCGGGGCGGAAGCCGGACCAGTGGTCCTCGCCGGTGATCACCACGGGGGCCTGGACGTAGCCCAGGGACTTCACGCGGGCGAGGGCGTCGGCGTCCTCGGTGATGTCGACGACGTCGTAGGCGATGCCGGCCTTGTTCAGGGCGCGCTTGGTCGCATCGCACTGGACGCACAGGGGCTTCGAGTACACGGTGATGTCCACGGGAGGAAGACCTTTCTCGGGCACCGCGCCGAGACGGCGCGAGGAGGAGCGGGTGATGCAGGTGTGGGGCGGTCCGAGGACCGGTTCCGCTGGTTCCTGCCCATCTCCCCGAGCGCGGTTCCTCGCTGGCGACGAGGCGGCGCACGCTCCGTGAGGAGCGGGAAGAGGGTGGATCCCTGCGGCCTCGCCAACACTACACCTAGTGGTCGATCGCCGGAACCACCACAAGATGTACTGAGTTACAACATTGTCATCCACATCGCAGTGTTGACGGGCTGTGGATGGCTCGGGAGGGATGTGGACACTGCGCGCCCCCGACGCACTAAACCGCAGGACGACGCCGGTGGGAGCCTGTGGACGGGCGAGGAAGGGCGGCCCCGGGGTGTGGACGGAGGGTCGGCCGGACGCCTCGGAACGCCCTCGGAAACCGGCGTCGGTGACCCTTCTCGCGCTCGGATCCCGGGCGCGTCGCGGCGTGTCGTACGGGGCGCCTGGGCGTGGCGGAATCAGCCCATCGCGCCACCGGGCGGCAGAGCCGGAGAGCCGGTCCTGCGGGTGACGGATCGGGAAGGCAGCTGACAGCAGAGGCCCGGTGGCGTTCCCTCGGGAACGTCACCCGGCCCTGAGGTGCCTGAGCAGGCGGCCTGCCCTCAGCGGTCTCCCTCGCGGGGCCGGCTGTCCTGGTCGAGACTCCACACGTCCACCTCGTCGGTGGGAAGCGTGGGCAGAGAGCGGGTGGGCTTCTCCTCGACACTGGGTTCGTCCACTGCAGGCTCCCGAGCCTCGGGCTCGTCGATGCCCGGCTGCTCGGTACCGGGCTCACTGATGCCAGGCTCATCGATGCCGGGCTCATCGATGCCGGGCTCATCCGCAGCTGGCTCCTGGACGCCCGGTTCGTCGATGCCGGGTTCGTGGGCGGGGAAGCTGACATCCTCGAGAGGGACCGCGTCCGTGACGGGCACCGGCTCGGTGACGGGCTCCGGTTCGGCCACCGGGGCGGGATCGGCCAGCGGAGCAGGGTCGGCCGCGGCAGCGGTTTCGCCTGCGGGAGCGGGATCATTCACCGGGGCGGGGTCCGTCACGGTGGCGGGCTCGAGCGGCGGCGCATCGTCCGGCTCGGCAACGGGTTCCGGCTCCGGCTCCCCCTCCGTGGGGACATCAGCCTCCGACTCGGACCCGGGCTCGACAACGGGCTGCGTCTCGGACCCGAGCTCGACATCGGGCTCCGACTCGGCCTCCATCTCGACTTCCGAATCGGACTCGGGCTCCGGCTCCGGCTCCGGCTCGGGCTCGAGGCTGCGTCCGTCGGCCTCCACGATCGCCGCGAGCACCTCGCGCATCAGCAGCAGCTGTGCGCGTGCCTCCTCCGCCCCCATGATCGGGCGCGTACCGCGGTCCACGAAGGCGTGGAACGCCTCCCACATCGCCTCGGCCGCCCCTGCTGTGGCCGTGCTCGCCGTGGTGACCACCGCCCCGGCGGACTTCTCCCGCAGGCTGATGCGCGAGCGCCGATCGCCCAGTGACGGAGCCGGCAGCTCCACGTCCATCCGCTTGCGCGCCGACAGCACCTCGATGCGCTCGGAGTACTCCGGGGCGAACGGCAGGTAGTGCCACACCAGACGCACCGGTGCGCCGTTCTCCAGCTCTCCCAGGATCTCGATGGACCCCGGGATCACGCCCTTGGGCCAGTGCCGCACCGCGACCAGACGGGTGACCGGCCCGTAGGCGCGCTCGACCACCGCGGCCTGGTGAGCCACACCGGTGAGCAGGCCCTTGACGTACAGGTCGCGGTCGCGCTGGGTAGCGCCGCCTCCGGCGCCCGCCTCCACGGCGGCCTGGAGGGACTTGCGGCGCTGGGAGCGCACCTCGGTGGGCAGGTCGTAGGCCGAGGTGGTCACGTGCGCCCAGCCGAACAGCGGCTGGCTGGCCGGCATCAGCACCTCGTGGTCGATCATCCGCACGTCCTTCGCGGCGATCTTCTCCGACAGCGCGATGACGGAATCGTCGTACTGCTGGGGGTGGGCCATCATCACCAGGTGACGCCCGGTCATGCGCTCGAAATCGACGACCTCGGCGATCTCCTCGGCGGAGAACCCCAGCGGCGGCTCCACCAGCACCGGGATGCCCCGCCGCATCAGCTGCATCAGATCGCTGACGTGCAGGCCGTCGGTGGACAGCAGTGCGGCGTCCACCGCGACCTTCTTGCCGCGCACCGCGGTGATCAGATCGGCCACCGACTCGTAGCGCGACTCCTCGGCCACCCCCCACACCTCGGAGGCCTCGCGGCGGCGGCGCGGTGAGTGCTCGACCAGGGCGGTCACCGTGAACCTGTCCCAGCGACGACGCAGCACCGGCAGGTGCACGGCCTGTGCCATCGTTCCGGCACCGATCACGGCGATGTTCAAGGTCTTCGGCATCGGGCGGGCTCCTCGAGGGCTCGGCGGAGGCGGGCGGCGGCTCCCGGGTTCCGGGGCGGGGCGCCGCGCAGGACTCCGGCGCCGCCGGCGGCGGCGCGCTGCGCTGTGGCTGTTCTACCACACGCGATCGGGCCCCTCCGGCGGCTATCGTGGGGCGTCGTCCAGCACGCCCGGGGAGGTCACGATGCCCACATTGTTCTACACCGTCGCCCGCAGGGCCGCCGTCCCGCTGCTGCACGGCATCTGGCGGCCGCGCGTGACGGGCGTGGAGAACGTGCCCCGCGAGGGAGGCTTCATCGTGGCCTCCAACCACCTGGCCTACATCGACTCGGCGATCATCCCGATCGCGATCCCCCGCCCCGTCCACTTCGTCGCCAAGGACGACCTGTGGAAGCAGACGGGCCCCCTTGGCCGGATGCTCAACGGGTTCTTCGAGCAGGTGGGGGCGGTCCCGGTGGACCGGCAGGCCCTCTCCTCCGGCAAGGGTGCCCTGCAGGCCGGGCTGGAGATCCTGCGCCGGGGCGACGGGTTCGGCATCTACCCCGAGGGCGGCCGATCCAAGGACGGCCTGCTGCATCCGGGCAAGCAGGGCGCGGCTTGGCTCGCACTGGAGTCGGGCTGCCCGGTGATCCCGGTGGGTCTGAAGGGAACACCGCACTTCCGACCCCGTCGCCTGCTTCCCGAGCGCGGTGCGATCTCGGTGCGGATCGGCGCGCCGATCGACTTCTCCGACCTGGACCCCGGGCTGTCCAAGGGTGCCCGGCGGCGTCAGATGACCGCGCGGATCATGGACGAGATCCAGGCGCTGTCCGGGCAGCGCCGCTCCCCCGTCGCCCATCAGGATCCGCAGCCCTGATCCTCGCCCGCCCCCCGGCTCGGACCCTCGACCCGACATCGCGGCCCGTCTGCGCCTAGTATCGATGCAGGCCACCCGTCGTCGCGGGGGCCGCCCGCAACCGCAGCGCAGCGCAGGAGAGCAGATGGCCGTCGTCGTCGGATTCATCCCCACCGAGGTGGGCTACAAGGCGCTGGATGCCGCGCGCGATGCCGCCGAGCAGCGCGGGGGCCCGCTGATCGTGGTCAACGTGGTGCGCGAGGGCGTCTCCGAGGACCCCCGCCACGCCGACGACCTCCAGCTCGAGACGGCACTGGAACGCCTGCGGCGCTCCGCCGTGCGCGTGCAGGTGCGCCAGGAGCACACCGAGGACGACATCGCCGATGTCCTGCTGAAGGTGGTCGACGAGGAGAGGGCCGAGCTGCTGGTGCTCGGCATCCGCCGTCAGAACGATCTGGCGCGCCACCTGCTGGGCCTGACGGTGCAGAAGCTGCTGCTGGCCGCCCGCAGCGAGGTGCTGGTGGTGTGAGACCGGTCGACCGGAGTGCGCCGGCCGCTGCGAACGCACGGCCCGCACCCGGACACGGACCGACGAAGCGGCCCGCCCCCGGATGGGAACGGGCCGCTTCGTCGTTCAGCTGTTCAGCCGGGTTCAGGCCTGCTCGGCAGGGGTCTCGGCATCCAGCGGGTCACCACCGGGCTGGGAATCGGCCTTGGGGGTGTTGACGGCGCGCTCGATCGCCTCGCCCACCTCCTGGTCGATGTTCTTCCAGTACTGGAAGGCACGAGAGAGGACCGGCTCCTGCACCGTGCTCAGCGAACCGGAGACCGTCTCCACCAGGCGCTCGCGCGCCGCGTCGTCGAAGACCTCGCGCACCAGGGTGTGGGCCTGGCCGAAGTCGTCGTCCTCCGGGTGCAGCGTGTAGGCCGAGCGCACCAGGGTGCCGTCGGCCTCCCAGCCGTTGTCCACCGGGCCCTGGGGTTCCTGCCAGGCACGTCCGTAGGAGTTCGGTGCGTATACCGGGGCGTCGCCCGAGTGGTGGTACTCCATGTTGCCCTCCTTGTCGTAGGAGTTCATGGGGACCACGGGGGCGTTGACCGGCAGCTGGTTGAAGTTGGTGCCGATGCGGTGGCGCTGCGCGTCCGGGTAGGAGAACACCCGGCCCAGCAGCATCTTGTCCGGGGACACCCCGGTGCCCGGCACGGTGTTCGAGGGGCTGAAGGCGGCCTGCTCGATCTGCGCGAAGTGGTTGACCGGGTTCTCCTTCAGGGTGAACCGGCCCACCTCGTGCAGCGGGTAGTCCGCGTGCGGCCACACCTTGGTGAGGTCGAAGGGGTTGAAGCGGTAGTCCTTCGCGTCCTCGTAGGGCATGATCTGCACGCTCATGGTCCAGGAGGGGTACTCGCCGCGCTCGATGGCCTCGAACAAGTCCCGACGGTGGTAGTCGGAGTCCTCACCGGCGAGGTGGCCCGCCTCCTCGTTGCTGAGGAACTGCATGCCCTGGTCGGTGTGGAAGTGGTACTTGACCCAGAACCTCTCACCGGCCTCGTTGACCCACAGGTAGGTGTGCGAGGAGTAGCCGTTCATGTGGCGCCAGGACTTGGGCAGGCCACGATCACCCATCAGGTAGGCCACCTGGTGGGCGGACTCCGGGGAGAGGGTCCAGAAGTCCCACTGCATGGTGTTGTCACGCAGCCCGGAATCAGGGGTGCGCTTCTGGGAGTGGATGAAGTCGGGGAACTTCATGGGGTCGCGCACGAAGAAGATCGGCGTGTTGTTGCCGACCATGTCGAAGTTGCCGTCCTCCGTGTAGAACTTCAGAGCGAAGCCGCGCACATCGCGCCAGGTGTCGGGCGAACCGAGCTCACCGGCCACGGTGGAGAAGCGGGCCAGCATGTTGGTCTTCGCACCGGGCTGGAGGAACTTGGCCTTGGTGTACTTCGAGACGTCCTGGGTGACCTCGAACTCGCCGAAGGCACCGGAGCCCTTGGCGTGGGGGCTGCGCTCCGGGACGCGCTCGCGGTCGAAGCGGGCCAGCTTCTCGACCAGGGCCACGTCGTGCAGCAGCAGCGGGCCGTCGGCACCGACGCTCAGGGAGTGCGCATCGGACTGGCGGGGCGCACCGGACTCGGTGGTGGAAGGCTTATTGGGATCGAACTGGGTCATTACTGCTCCTCGTGAAGTTGCGGGGTTCGGATGGTCGGGATGACGGTCGGGGTCACGGCCGGTGGAGTGCGCCGGCCACCGGGTCAGGTGCTCTCCCTGCAGGTCGAGCACAGTCCCCGGTAGACGACCTCGGCGATCTCGATGTCGAAGCCGAGATCGTCGTGGGGCGTCAGGCAGGGCGCGGCGCCGACGGCGCAGGGCACGTCCTCCAGGCGGCCGCAGCGGCGGCACACCAGGTGGTGGTGGTTGTCGTGGCGGTGCAGCTCGTAGCGGGTGCGGCGACCGTCCACGGGGACGCGGCGCAGCAGCTCGGCATCGGTGAGGGCGTGCAGCACGTCGTAGACGGCCTGCCGGGACACGGTGCCCAGCCGTTCACGGACGGCCTGGGCGACGCTCTCGGCATCGACGTGGGGGTGCCGCTCCACCACCTCGAGGGTGGCCAGGCGCGGCCCGGTGACCCGTAGACCGGCACCGCGCAGTGCAGCGGCGTGATGCGCTGCCTGATCGGTGGCGTGGTCGGTGGAGGTCATACCCCGACCCTAGCTCCTTATCTGGACCAGTTCAAGAAAACGGCTGGATCCATTCATCGACTGTTCACTACTGGGGATTCACATGATGGCGATGGCGAACACCCCACCCCCCTCCCCTCTAGTCTGGCCGGGTGACCAGCCGGGTCGCTCGCCCTTCCCCCGAGATCGCATCGGGCGCGCCCTTCAGCCACGCGCGCTCCGCTTCGATCCTGCTGGCCCTGCTGCTGATGGCGGCCTCGGTCCCGGTGGCCGCCGGGGAGAGCGCCCTGGCCGTGGTGATCGCCGCGGTGCTGAGCATCGCCGGCGGCCTCAGCCTGCGGTTCCCCCTTGCCGCCTGCACGATCATCGGCCTCACCTTCACCGTCGCGGTGGTGTCCGGCCCGGCCCACGTTGGGCCCGGCACCCTCGCCTCCACCGTGGCCATCGCCTCCACCGCGGCCCACGGTCGCCTGGTGGGCGCGATCCTGATGGCGCTGTGGCACGTGGGGGCCCTGACCACGATCTCCGTGACG is drawn from Brachybacterium muris and contains these coding sequences:
- a CDS encoding universal stress protein; amino-acid sequence: MAVVVGFIPTEVGYKALDAARDAAEQRGGPLIVVNVVREGVSEDPRHADDLQLETALERLRRSAVRVQVRQEHTEDDIADVLLKVVDEERAELLVLGIRRQNDLARHLLGLTVQKLLLAARSEVLVV
- a CDS encoding Gfo/Idh/MocA family protein produces the protein MPKTLNIAVIGAGTMAQAVHLPVLRRRWDRFTVTALVEHSPRRRREASEVWGVAEESRYESVADLITAVRGKKVAVDAALLSTDGLHVSDLMQLMRRGIPVLVEPPLGFSAEEIAEVVDFERMTGRHLVMMAHPQQYDDSVIALSEKIAAKDVRMIDHEVLMPASQPLFGWAHVTTSAYDLPTEVRSQRRKSLQAAVEAGAGGGATQRDRDLYVKGLLTGVAHQAAVVERAYGPVTRLVAVRHWPKGVIPGSIEILGELENGAPVRLVWHYLPFAPEYSERIEVLSARKRMDVELPAPSLGDRRSRISLREKSAGAVVTTASTATAGAAEAMWEAFHAFVDRGTRPIMGAEEARAQLLLMREVLAAIVEADGRSLEPEPEPEPEPESDSEVEMEAESEPDVELGSETQPVVEPGSESEADVPTEGEPEPEPVAEPDDAPPLEPATVTDPAPVNDPAPAGETAAAADPAPLADPAPVAEPEPVTEPVPVTDAVPLEDVSFPAHEPGIDEPGVQEPAADEPGIDEPGIDEPGISEPGTEQPGIDEPEAREPAVDEPSVEEKPTRSLPTLPTDEVDVWSLDQDSRPREGDR
- the nrdE gene encoding class 1b ribonucleoside-diphosphate reductase subunit alpha — translated: MPPAEHHKQLDYHALNAMLNLYGPDGKIQFEQDRLAAREYFLQHVNPNTVFFHSLREKLDYLVENKYYEPEVLAQYDFEFIKSLSEQAYAKKFRFPTFLGAFKYYTSYTLKTFDGKRYLERFEDRVMMVALTLARGDETLARNLVDEILDGRFQPATPTFLNAGKAQRGELVSCFLLRIEDNMESIGRSINSALQLSKRGGGVALLLSNLREYGAPIKHIENQSSGVIPVMKLLEDSFSYANQLGARQGAGAVYLHAHHPDILRFLDTKRENADEKIRIKTLSLGVVIPDITFELAKKNEPMYLFSPYDVEREYGKPFADVNVSELYHEMVDNPAISKKKIRARDFFQVLAEIQFESGYPYIMFEDTVNRANPIPGKVTHSNLCSEILQIATPSEMNVDLSYDKMGRDISCNLGSLNIAKAMDSPDFATTISTAIRGLTAVSDTSDIESVPTIAEGNRKSHAIGLGQMNLHGYLAREAIHYGSEEGLDFTNMYFYAVTYHAIKASMEIAKERGETFFEFEKSQYGSGEYFDKYTEQVWEPKTAKVRELFAGSSVHLPSQEDWVQLREQVREHGMYNAYLQAVPPTGSISYINHSTSSIHPIVSKIEIRKEGKIGRVYYPAPFMTNDNLEYYEDAYEIGFEKIIDTYAEATKHVDQGLSLTLFFPDTATTRDVNKAQIYAWRKGIKTLYYIRLRQMAIEGTEVEGCVSCML
- a CDS encoding lysophospholipid acyltransferase family protein, with product MPTLFYTVARRAAVPLLHGIWRPRVTGVENVPREGGFIVASNHLAYIDSAIIPIAIPRPVHFVAKDDLWKQTGPLGRMLNGFFEQVGAVPVDRQALSSGKGALQAGLEILRRGDGFGIYPEGGRSKDGLLHPGKQGAAWLALESGCPVIPVGLKGTPHFRPRRLLPERGAISVRIGAPIDFSDLDPGLSKGARRRQMTARIMDEIQALSGQRRSPVAHQDPQP
- a CDS encoding Fur family transcriptional regulator; its protein translation is MTSTDHATDQAAHHAAALRGAGLRVTGPRLATLEVVERHPHVDAESVAQAVRERLGTVSRQAVYDVLHALTDAELLRRVPVDGRRTRYELHRHDNHHHLVCRRCGRLEDVPCAVGAAPCLTPHDDLGFDIEIAEVVYRGLCSTCREST
- a CDS encoding catalase, with the protein product MTQFDPNKPSTTESGAPRQSDAHSLSVGADGPLLLHDVALVEKLARFDRERVPERSPHAKGSGAFGEFEVTQDVSKYTKAKFLQPGAKTNMLARFSTVAGELGSPDTWRDVRGFALKFYTEDGNFDMVGNNTPIFFVRDPMKFPDFIHSQKRTPDSGLRDNTMQWDFWTLSPESAHQVAYLMGDRGLPKSWRHMNGYSSHTYLWVNEAGERFWVKYHFHTDQGMQFLSNEEAGHLAGEDSDYHRRDLFEAIERGEYPSWTMSVQIMPYEDAKDYRFNPFDLTKVWPHADYPLHEVGRFTLKENPVNHFAQIEQAAFSPSNTVPGTGVSPDKMLLGRVFSYPDAQRHRIGTNFNQLPVNAPVVPMNSYDKEGNMEYHHSGDAPVYAPNSYGRAWQEPQGPVDNGWEADGTLVRSAYTLHPEDDDFGQAHTLVREVFDDAARERLVETVSGSLSTVQEPVLSRAFQYWKNIDQEVGEAIERAVNTPKADSQPGGDPLDAETPAEQA
- the nrdH gene encoding glutaredoxin-like protein NrdH, which produces MDITVYSKPLCVQCDATKRALNKAGIAYDVVDITEDADALARVKSLGYVQAPVVITGEDHWSGFRPDKIKAIAASAGVQRRAAAI
- the nrdI gene encoding class Ib ribonucleoside-diphosphate reductase assembly flavoprotein NrdI codes for the protein MGTLVYFSSVSENTHRFVEKLGIPAHRIPLYPKDEPLVMDEEFVLMVPTYGGGNHGGAVPKQVIKFLNDKRNRDLIRGVITGGNTNFGEAYCIAGDIISAKCKVPHMYKFELLGTARDVQKVHDGLEEFWRH